The genomic region TACTCCTTGACCTTGCTTAACTAGGATTTTCTCTACAACTCCTGCAACAGGAGCAGAAATTATAGTTTCAGATTTCATTGCCTCAATAGACAACAAGGGCTGACCTTTGTTCACTGCATCACCTTCTTTAACTCTTATACTAACAACCCTTCCTTGTAATGGTGAAATAACCTCTCCTTCTCTTCCTTTAATCATTTCCTCAACTGATTCACCTTCCTTAGTTGGCAATTCTGTAGCTCTCTCTAACTTAAATACACTAGCGTTGTCAACAAAGACATATCCATTATCTACAAATACGTGATGAATTTCGCCATTGACCTTAAACAAGTACTCGTTATCTCTAGTACCTTTTCCTAAATACTCTATCTCAAACTCGTTAGCTTCAGTTTTTATCTTATCAACGTTGCCTTTGCTATCAACTGCCATCAAGTAAGTATCTCCAGTCTCGGAATAGACTCTGTATAATTTCATTACCACATCACCCTCGAAGAGGCTTGAGAAACCAAACCGTAAGTCTTCCATGCAGATTTAGGTTGCCTTTGCGAAGTTGTAACTGGAGTTGCTCCTTGTCTATTTAGTCCCCTGCTCTGGATTTCTAATGCTAACGCAGCCCTCAACTCCTCTTGTTGTCTCAAATACTTTGTAAATTGTTCAGTTTTTTGTGCAATATATGATGTAGAGAATCTTCCTTCTTGAAAGTCAGGATCCCTCATGATCCATTTGTAAAGCTCAATAGTCGTCTTTACGCCACCTATCTTATAATCATTCAAAGCTCTTATTCCAGCCTGAATAGCGTAAGCCCTATTTTCGCCGTATACTATTAATTTAGATATAAGGGAATCGTAAAAGGGCGGAACCCAGCTTCCTGCTTCAACTCCGCTATCTACTCTGACTCCTGGACCAGTAGGTTCCTTATAATAAGTAATATAACCAGAACTGCCCGTGAAATTATTCAAAGGATCTTCTGCATTTATTCTATATTCTATTGCTGCGCCTCTTACTCTCTTATTAAGTTCTTCTTGTGTAAAAGGTAAATGTTCTCCTGCAGCAAGGAGTATTTGAAGCTTAACTAAATCTATTCTAAAAATTAACTCAGTGGTAGGATGCTCTACTTGTAATCTCTTGTTTAACTCTAAGAAATAGAACTCCCTAGTAACGTCAGAAAACGCTGTTTCAAACGTGCCCATTGTAAAGTAGTGAATTATTTGACCGAACTTTATTATTGGTTCAAACATTTTTTCCCTTTCTTCCATTTTTAATGCAGGAGAAGGTGCCTCTTCTATTAATTTCTGGTTTCTTCTTTGGATTGTGCATTCTCTTTCCCAAGCTACTACATAATCACCATATTTATCGCCTATTAACTGAAATTCTATATGTCTTGGGTTTACAGCATATTTTTCTATATAAAGATCCGCTTTTCCAAAAGCTTGATAAGCCAATCTTTTGTTTCTTTCCCACACTTCAACTAGTTGGTCGGGACTATCTACTCTAGTTATTCCAACTCCTGCACCGCCGCTTGCAGCCTTTACCATTATTGGATAACCAATTTTTTCTGCAATCTTTAGTGCCTCATCTAACGAACTAACCGGACCATCGGAGCCAGGAGCTATAGGTACTCCAGCCATTTTTGCAACTCTTTTTCCGTCAAGTTTGTCCTTTATCTTATTCATAACATCTGAGGAGGGACCTATGAAAGTCATTCCTGCTTTTTCCACTGCCGCAGCAAAGTCTGCGTTCTCTGAAAGAAAACCGTAACCAGGATGTACTGCATCTGCGTGAGCTTTCTCTGCGGCATCGATAATATGATCGATATTTAAATAACTATCAAGAGCTGGGGCTTTACCTATGTAATAAGCTTCATCTGCGTATTTAACATGTAAAGCGTACTTGTCGGCTTCGGAGTAAACTGCAACCGCTTTCATCCCCATTTCTTTTATTGCCTTCATTACTCTGACTGCAATCTCTCCTCTATTCGCAACGAGGACTTTTCCAAAAGGAGGCATTTTAACCATATAATAATGTTTATACGGGTTTAAAAGGTTTTTATTTTAGAAAAATAAACGGATGTTTAATATAAAATATAA from Acidianus ambivalens harbors:
- a CDS encoding biotin/lipoyl-containing protein, with amino-acid sequence MKLYRVYSETGDTYLMAVDSKGNVDKIKTEANEFEIEYLGKGTRDNEYLFKVNGEIHHVFVDNGYVFVDNASVFKLERATELPTKEGESVEEMIKGREGEVISPLQGRVVSIRVKEGDAVNKGQPLLSIEAMKSETIISAPVAGVVEKILVKQGQGVKKGDTLVIIK
- a CDS encoding acetyl-CoA carboxylase biotin carboxylase subunit, with translation MPPFGKVLVANRGEIAVRVMKAIKEMGMKAVAVYSEADKYALHVKYADEAYYIGKAPALDSYLNIDHIIDAAEKAHADAVHPGYGFLSENADFAAAVEKAGMTFIGPSSDVMNKIKDKLDGKRVAKMAGVPIAPGSDGPVSSLDEALKIAEKIGYPIMVKAASGGAGVGITRVDSPDQLVEVWERNKRLAYQAFGKADLYIEKYAVNPRHIEFQLIGDKYGDYVVAWERECTIQRRNQKLIEEAPSPALKMEEREKMFEPIIKFGQIIHYFTMGTFETAFSDVTREFYFLELNKRLQVEHPTTELIFRIDLVKLQILLAAGEHLPFTQEELNKRVRGAAIEYRINAEDPLNNFTGSSGYITYYKEPTGPGVRVDSGVEAGSWVPPFYDSLISKLIVYGENRAYAIQAGIRALNDYKIGGVKTTIELYKWIMRDPDFQEGRFSTSYIAQKTEQFTKYLRQQEELRAALALEIQSRGLNRQGATPVTTSQRQPKSAWKTYGLVSQASSRVMW